Proteins found in one Triticum urartu cultivar G1812 chromosome 4, Tu2.1, whole genome shotgun sequence genomic segment:
- the LOC125552512 gene encoding methionine--tRNA ligase, chloroplastic/mitochondrial-like: MKMGKSLGNTLEPKDLVGRFGADAVRYFFLREVEFGNDGDYSEERFINTVNAHLANTIGNLLNRTLGLLKKNCNSTLAFDSIAAADGNSFKNNVENLVDKAKGHYENLSLTSACETVLEIGNLGNLYIDEQAPWSCFKQGGEIAEKAAKDLVIILETMRIIAIALSPITPSLSLRIYTQLGFTEDQFRTSRWDDTKWGALKAGQAMMEPKPIFAKIETEIEEKDQASPKEGKGGKKKARSKGLVEA; this comes from the exons ATGAAGATGGGAAAATCACTAGGCAACACACTTGAACCAAAGGATCTGGTAGGTAGATTTGGAGCGGATGCTGTTAGGTACTTCTTCTTGCGGGAAGTAGAATTTGGCAATGACGGGGACTATTCAGAAGAACGTTTTATCAATACAGTCAATGCACATCTTGCTAACACAATTG GAAACCTTCTCAATCGAACACTTGGTCTCCTAAAAAAGAACTGCAATTCCACCTTAGCTTTTGATTCAATTGCTGCTGCAGATGGCAATTCATTCAAGAATAATGTTGAAAACTTG GTCGACAAGGCGAAGGGCCATTACGAAAATCTTTCGTTGACATCAGCATGTGAAACTGTTCTAGAAATTGGTAACTTGGGAAACTTGTACATTGACGAGCAAGCACCATGGTCTTGTTTCAAGCAAGGGGGCGAGATTGCAGAAAAGGCTGCAAAG GATCTCGTCATTATTCTAGAGACAATGAGAATAATTGCAATAGCATTGTCTCCAATCACTCCAAGCCTTTCGTTGAGGATTTATACACAGCTTGGTTTCACAGAAGACCAGTTTCGTACATCGAGATGG GATGATACCAAATGGGGAGCCCTTAAAGCAGGCCAGGCAATGATGGAGCCGAAGCCAATTTTTGCGAAAATAGAAACCGAAATCGAAGAGAAAGATCAAGCAAGTCCAAAGGAGGGGAAGGGCGGGAAGAAGAAAGCACGTAGCAAAGGGCTCGTGGAGGCATGA